The genomic region TAATACTTATCGAATACGTATTTAATATGCTGAGTCAGTGCTTTATCTGCTGCTTGCACATCATGCGCTTTGATGGCCTCGAAAATGGCTTTATGATCAGCGTAACTTTTTTCATTAAGTTCTAAATTATTTTGTGTACTTGGTCTTGAGTCGATAACCCAGTCAACCAATGCCTGATGAACAGCAACAAATATTGGGTTGTTTGGAATCGATGCAATAACACGATGAAAGTAAATATCGGTTTTCTTAAATTGGTTATCGTTATCTAAGGCCTTTTTATTGCGCTCAAGGGCTTGTTCTAATTCGGCTATTTGCTCATCAGTGGCATTTTCGGCAGCGTATCGTACTAAACTTGATTCAAAAAACGTCCGTAACTGATCAAAATATTTTAATCCATTAGGCTGTGCTAGGAAGTCTTTTGATAAGCCGGATAGCTCTGAGATAATCGTGTCGGCAGACGGGCGAGTTACTCGAGTTCTTTCACCTGAACTGATCTTGACTAAGCCTTTACGTTGTAGTGCTGACAGCGCATCACGTATAGAAGGGCGGCCAACGCCAAAGGCAGTCATAAGGTCACGCTCTGAAGGCAATGCTTCACCTTCAGAAAGCTCACCTTGCCTGATCATCATTTCCAGCTCTTCTTCGACTGTTTCAGATAATTTTTTTCTTACAACTGGTTTTTTAATTGATATGCTCATGATATCCATCCTTCTATCACCCTATTGAGCTATTATACCAGTGCAATTGTATTTGTGTAGTAAAAATTTCAATGTGGGTAAATTTTCTATACCAGCATTATGCATTAATCGTGTTTACGCTCGTCGCAAGCATATACGGTGCAATGGCAATGATCCGACACAGCGGTGAATTCGCTAAAGCAGCCATTTAGCGACTAATAATCGTGCCGATATGCTGTACAGCGCTTAAGCAAACTAATAAACGCCATTAGATCGCGGTCGAAACTGTCGGCAGGTAGATAAACATGATAGCCGTACGCCTGTTGTAAGTGTTGGCTGCGATGCAGAAACGCAGCAATTGGTCCACGGTACAAGTGTTTGCCTTTAAAGGGCTCAAAATTTATCACAGCTTTGTCTAAGCTGAGTTGTTTGTATTTTACGGCGATTGCGGCCAAATCTTTTTGTTCATGCAGCAGTTTGTTGGCAAGGCGCGGTGTGATCCCTTCACCAAGGCAATCAATATCTGTTAGTTTTAAGCCAACGTACGGCAGTTGAATATTATCCTGTGCAATTTTCACCTGATTAATATCGAGAATATCATTCCAACTAAGTTTAATATGCCCCCACGGGTGGTTACATTGAAATATGTCGGGGGTTAATATGTAGCTTGCTTTGGGCTGAAACTTTTTAACGAATCCAACGACAATAATGACAATCGCGGCGAGCTTAAGCCCCATTATCGGAAATCGATATTGCTCGTTGATGACCCAACCGATCATGATAGCGACTAACAGTAATACAGTGCCAATAACCATTAAGAATCGATGATGACGTCTTGATAATGGGTATATTTCAATGCGTGGCTTCATCTGTGGTTTACTTAACATTAACAATGTGTTTATCTTGTCAGAACACTTGCTTTTTGGCTAATTTTTTCCATAGTTATAGTCAATCGTAGTGCACCGATATATTGATGTTTTCAATGATATATCAGTGATAATGTCGTTTCTGTTAGGTTCTAGGAGGGAATATGTCGCAAGATCAGCTCAACGATAGTTTGTTCAAGTTAGATAGTCGCACGATTTCCTTGATCAGCTACTTAACCATTTTTGGCTGGGTAGTGGCATTGGT from Thalassotalea sp. Sam97 harbors:
- a CDS encoding DUF2982 domain-containing protein, with the translated sequence MKPRIEIYPLSRRHHRFLMVIGTVLLLVAIMIGWVINEQYRFPIMGLKLAAIVIIVVGFVKKFQPKASYILTPDIFQCNHPWGHIKLSWNDILDINQVKIAQDNIQLPYVGLKLTDIDCLGEGITPRLANKLLHEQKDLAAIAVKYKQLSLDKAVINFEPFKGKHLYRGPIAAFLHRSQHLQQAYGYHVYLPADSFDRDLMAFISLLKRCTAYRHDY
- a CDS encoding transcriptional regulator NanR; protein product: MSISIKKPVVRKKLSETVEEELEMMIRQGELSEGEALPSERDLMTAFGVGRPSIRDALSALQRKGLVKISSGERTRVTRPSADTIISELSGLSKDFLAQPNGLKYFDQLRTFFESSLVRYAAENATDEQIAELEQALERNKKALDNDNQFKKTDIYFHRVIASIPNNPIFVAVHQALVDWVIDSRPSTQNNLELNEKSYADHKAIFEAIKAHDVQAADKALTQHIKYVFDKYYAE